A stretch of the Duncaniella dubosii genome encodes the following:
- a CDS encoding histidine acid phosphatase, translating to MNRIFIGVFMAIAGTLCSHAEIAADVDRYQAGSQYYAYPVTDDNAPVLSSSPEGYEPFHIEHYGRHGSRWLTADELYMRPVDYLRQADMKGKLTERGRLLLKQLIFVSEVAKNKAGELTPLGHRQHRQIARRMVKNFPEIYRAGNYVNANSTVVIRCILSMASEIAELKAIEPGLNVKCDASMETQNTLNYNHLDIPAQQLIATATSELSENFSARPRDISSFTELVFNDAAWAKDSIDSRSVFKSVFEVAVNAQSHDNLYELYDFFTPGELRDEWVERNAEWYVTACNTPLTSGRVPYSQRYLLRSIIEGADSAIVSNKVGANLRFGHESVLLPLITLMEINNVDYSTDNIDNLANNWRNFEFFPMASNIQIVFYRPVIQAHNSGYRLSSNDEQTGSDILVKILLNEKEVPFPIKTTSYPYYKWDDLRSYYDNKFNGFKDKFQE from the coding sequence ATGAATAGAATTTTTATCGGTGTCTTTATGGCTATAGCGGGGACATTATGTTCTCATGCTGAGATTGCTGCTGATGTAGACCGTTATCAAGCCGGAAGTCAATATTACGCATATCCTGTGACAGATGACAATGCACCTGTGTTGTCGTCATCTCCCGAAGGTTATGAACCGTTCCATATTGAGCATTACGGCCGTCATGGAAGCCGTTGGCTTACTGCGGATGAACTTTATATGAGGCCGGTCGATTATCTCCGGCAGGCAGATATGAAAGGAAAGCTAACCGAGAGAGGTCGGCTATTGCTTAAACAGCTGATTTTTGTGAGCGAGGTCGCAAAAAATAAAGCCGGGGAATTGACCCCGCTTGGCCACCGTCAGCACCGTCAGATTGCCAGACGTATGGTTAAGAATTTCCCTGAGATATATCGTGCCGGCAATTATGTGAATGCTAATTCTACGGTGGTTATCCGTTGTATCCTTTCAATGGCCAGTGAAATTGCTGAACTGAAGGCTATAGAACCGGGGCTTAACGTAAAGTGTGATGCTTCAATGGAAACTCAGAATACATTGAACTACAATCATCTTGATATTCCGGCACAGCAGCTTATAGCGACAGCGACTTCTGAATTGTCCGAGAATTTTTCTGCCCGTCCGAGAGATATTTCATCATTTACTGAATTGGTATTCAATGATGCCGCATGGGCTAAAGACTCAATTGACAGCCGTAGTGTTTTTAAGTCGGTCTTTGAAGTGGCGGTTAATGCTCAGAGTCATGATAATCTTTATGAATTATATGATTTTTTCACTCCCGGAGAGTTGCGAGACGAATGGGTTGAACGTAATGCCGAATGGTATGTTACCGCCTGCAACACTCCTTTGACTTCAGGCCGTGTACCGTATTCGCAACGTTATTTGTTGAGAAGTATAATTGAAGGAGCGGATTCGGCAATCGTTTCCAACAAGGTAGGGGCCAATCTGCGTTTCGGACATGAATCGGTTTTATTGCCTTTGATAACACTTATGGAAATAAACAATGTTGATTACTCGACAGACAATATTGATAACTTGGCTAATAACTGGAGGAATTTTGAATTTTTCCCGATGGCTTCAAATATTCAGATTGTATTCTATCGGCCCGTAATTCAGGCTCATAATAGCGGTTATCGGCTCTCAAGTAATGATGAGCAGACAGGTAGTGATATTTTAGTCAAGATACTGCTTAATGAGAAAGAAGTCCCGTTTCCGATAAAAACAACATCTTATCCTTACTATAAGTGGGATGATTTACGTTCCTATTATGATAATAAATTCAACGGGTTTAAGGATAAGTTTCAGGAATAA
- a CDS encoding MerR family transcriptional regulator — MSTNNPEPINDNLITTLIKEIKSLRAELNDLRSGLETTKIQLNPKALYNNKEIRLLLGVDERLVKKYRDNGLLSYIRESDKYWYLGSDVIAFLNRSRYEAFA; from the coding sequence ATGTCAACGAATAACCCCGAACCGATCAACGACAACTTGATTACCACCCTTATAAAAGAAATAAAGAGCCTGAGGGCTGAGCTCAATGACCTCAGGAGCGGACTGGAAACTACTAAAATCCAGCTTAATCCCAAGGCTCTTTATAATAATAAGGAGATACGGTTGCTGCTTGGTGTCGATGAACGTCTTGTGAAAAAATACCGTGATAACGGACTGTTATCATATATCCGTGAAAGTGACAAGTATTGGTACTTGGGCTCGGATGTGATAGCATTTCTTAACCGGAGCCGTTATGAGGCTTTTGCCTAA
- a CDS encoding recombinase family protein, whose amino-acid sequence MCKVVIFTRVSTRIQDNQRQVNDLNEIAGRRGWNVEKVFCEQISGATSNKNRGELVAMLDYISVNHIEKVMVTELSRLGRDTVQVLEVIERLNESGVSLYIDNYNIETLTSDGKINAMSQFMVTILAEVARMERRTIRERMESGYVNYINAGGRVGRKPGYHKTADIMQVEYTEELRLLRKGISLRNVSKLTGTSVNTLRKCKSLL is encoded by the coding sequence ATGTGTAAAGTAGTAATATTCACGCGTGTGTCAACACGCATTCAGGACAACCAACGTCAGGTCAACGACCTCAATGAGATTGCCGGGCGACGAGGCTGGAATGTCGAGAAAGTGTTCTGTGAACAGATCAGCGGAGCCACCTCAAATAAAAATAGGGGCGAACTGGTTGCTATGCTTGATTATATCTCTGTCAACCATATAGAAAAGGTAATGGTAACTGAGTTAAGCCGTCTGGGACGCGATACCGTACAGGTGCTTGAAGTAATCGAGCGATTGAATGAATCCGGAGTGTCGCTTTATATTGACAACTATAATATCGAGACTCTGACTTCTGATGGCAAAATAAACGCTATGAGTCAGTTTATGGTCACGATACTTGCCGAAGTAGCGAGAATGGAGCGTCGTACAATCAGGGAACGCATGGAGAGCGGGTATGTCAATTACATAAATGCCGGCGGTCGTGTGGGCCGAAAACCCGGCTACCACAAAACCGCCGACATAATGCAAGTGGAATATACCGAAGAGCTACGACTTTTGCGAAAGGGTATCAGTCTGCGAAATGTAAGTAAGCTGACCGGCACTTCCGTGAATACACTCCGAAAGTGTAAATCGCTACTATAG